A genomic segment from Nicotiana tabacum cultivar K326 chromosome 7, ASM71507v2, whole genome shotgun sequence encodes:
- the LOC107830050 gene encoding B3 domain-containing protein At5g42700-like isoform X1: MKDMSLRLQGTHKQVFCKKPKKRRSCKNKMAMMQNLYGRFDLASSAKYRAEEVQSRLSTKYPSFMKPMIRSNVTAGFWLSLPRFFCQLHLPRHDTTVTLVDESQEEYKTKYLAERNGLSGGWRGFSLAHNLVEGDVLVFQLFRFCKLKVYIVRANYLAEVDAALVLLHLDAHQKQANPEQCTKCRIIEVRNKVESSVKDFPHNEKRMIILQKKTCYTNIVIQGICSRILTCLQKLQDLPTKILALWML, translated from the exons ATGAAGGACATGTCATTGAGACTCCAAGGAACGCATAAGCAA GTTTTTTGTAAGAAGCCCAAGAAACGTCGAAG CTGTAAAAATAAAATGGCAATGATGCAAAATCTTTATGGTCGATTTGATTTGGCATCATCTGCCAAATATCGAGCAGAGGAGGTTCAATCAAGATTGAGCACTAAATATCCAAGCTTTATGAAGCCAATGATCAGATCAAATGTTACTGCTGGTTTCTGGCTA tctcttccaaggtttttctgcCAGTTACATTTGCCACGGCATGATACAACTGTAACTTTGGTAGATGAAAGCCAAGAAGAGTACAAAACAAAATATCTTGCTGAGAGGAATGGACTTAGCGGCGGATGGCGGGGTTTTTCACTAGCACATAACTTAGTGGAGGGAGATGTTTTAGTTTTTCAGTTGTTCAGATTCTGCAAATTGAAG gtatatatagtCAGGGCAAATTATTTGGCTGAAGTCGATGCCGCCCTTGTTCTTCTGCATTTAGATGCCCACCAAAAACAAGCTAATCCTG AGCAATGCACCAAATGCAGGATAATAGAAGTACGAAACAAGGTGGAATCAAGCGTCAAAGATTTTCCTCACAACGAGAAGAGGATGATTATTCTGCAGAAGAAAACATGTTACACAAACATAGTCATCCAAGGAATATGTTCAAGGATCTTGACCTGCCTTCAAAAG CTGCAGGACTTACCTACGAAAATCTTAGCATTGTGGATGCTGTAA
- the LOC107830050 gene encoding B3 domain-containing protein At5g42700-like isoform X2 — protein MKDMSLRLQGTHKQVFCKKPKKRRSCKNKMAMMQNLYGRFDLASSAKYRAEEVQSRLSTKYPSFMKPMIRSNVTAGFWLSLPRFFCQLHLPRHDTTVTLVDESQEEYKTKYLAERNGLSGGWRGFSLAHNLVEGDVLVFQLFRFCKLKVYIVRANYLAEVDAALVLLHLDAHQKQANPEQCTKCRIIEVRNKVESSVKDFPHNEKRMIILQKKTCYTNIVIQGICSRILTCLQKDLPTKILALWML, from the exons ATGAAGGACATGTCATTGAGACTCCAAGGAACGCATAAGCAA GTTTTTTGTAAGAAGCCCAAGAAACGTCGAAG CTGTAAAAATAAAATGGCAATGATGCAAAATCTTTATGGTCGATTTGATTTGGCATCATCTGCCAAATATCGAGCAGAGGAGGTTCAATCAAGATTGAGCACTAAATATCCAAGCTTTATGAAGCCAATGATCAGATCAAATGTTACTGCTGGTTTCTGGCTA tctcttccaaggtttttctgcCAGTTACATTTGCCACGGCATGATACAACTGTAACTTTGGTAGATGAAAGCCAAGAAGAGTACAAAACAAAATATCTTGCTGAGAGGAATGGACTTAGCGGCGGATGGCGGGGTTTTTCACTAGCACATAACTTAGTGGAGGGAGATGTTTTAGTTTTTCAGTTGTTCAGATTCTGCAAATTGAAG gtatatatagtCAGGGCAAATTATTTGGCTGAAGTCGATGCCGCCCTTGTTCTTCTGCATTTAGATGCCCACCAAAAACAAGCTAATCCTG AGCAATGCACCAAATGCAGGATAATAGAAGTACGAAACAAGGTGGAATCAAGCGTCAAAGATTTTCCTCACAACGAGAAGAGGATGATTATTCTGCAGAAGAAAACATGTTACACAAACATAGTCATCCAAGGAATATGTTCAAGGATCTTGACCTGCCTTCAAAAG GACTTACCTACGAAAATCTTAGCATTGTGGATGCTGTAA
- the LOC107830049 gene encoding B3 domain-containing protein Os01g0234100-like isoform X1 — translation MAISAMYSSKKSPLLSSFKKKALEIKKKLLRKRVLGPSQTYKRENGDNKKVQLCHEKKANKPSTVDANSSAMLRAEEVQANLPSQFPSFAKFMLPSHVTGGFWLGFPKKFCDRHLPKHDDTVVLVDEDEQEYATKYLVDKTGLSGGWRGFSIAHSLLHGDVLIFQLIQPCKFKVYMIRESTLTELDGAISLLNLDFHARPIESDQIEDMKICEAKELRYLEPPVLDTHQDDKQEIDGAISLLKLDFRARPIKSDQDEGMNICEAKEEKYLEPSVIDIDQDDENEEAILVQNLDQGAASDQCGNDNDISSEVLGIRFSESRLEFKDVKDFSGFNILVDGLIVDSEIPAHIRNKYYDLCCTQKSFLHDHLLGGLNCKLAAGMITETVNIADAIRASNISTSRDYLEAWDNTLKGFECLGMEVGFLRARLNKLVSLSSEPQQILESKRNELVEAKEEMRNLETKLLKVKQVIKNLDSEIDLTTKDASFELKFKAVAAAPWS, via the exons ATGGCCATCTCAGCTATGTATTCCTCCAAAAAAagccctcttctttcttcttttaag AAAAAGGCACTAGAAATCAAGAAAAAGCTCCTAAGGAAAAGGGTCTTGGGTCCAAGTCAAACCTATAAG AGGGAAAATGGAGATAATAAGAAGGTCCAACTATG CCATGAAAAAAAGGCAAATAAACCTAGTACTGTTGACGCAAACTCATCTGCTATGCTGCGGGCAGAAGAAGTGCAAGCAAATTTGCCCTCTCAATTTCCTAGTTTTGCCAAGTTTATGCTCCCTTCACATGTCACTGGTGGATTTTGGTTG GGTTTTCCAAAGAAATTTTGTGACCGCCATTTGCCAAAGCATGACGACACTGTTGTTTTGGTGGATGAGGATGAACAAGAATATGCTACCAAGTACCTTGTTGATAAAACTGGATTAAGTGGTGGTTGGAGGGGTTTCTCCATTGCCCACAGCCTGCTTCACGGGGATGTCTTGATCTTTCAATTGATCCAACCATGCAAATTTAAG GTGTATATGATAAGAGAAAGTACCTTGACAGAACTTGATGGTGCTATTAGCCTTCTGAATCTGGATTTTCATGCTAGGCCAATCGAATCTG ATCAAATTGAGGACATGAAAATTTGTGAAGCAAAAGAGCTGAGGTACTTGGAGCCTCCTGTCCTAGATACTCATCAAGATGACAAACAAGAAATTGATGGTGCTATTAGTCTTCTAAAACTGGATTTTCGTGCTAGACCAATCAAATCTG ATCAAGATGAAGGGATGAACATCTGTGAAGCAAAAGAGGAGAAATACTTGGAGCCTTCTGTTATAGATATTGATCAAGATGACGAAAATGAAGAAGCCATACTGGTACAAAATTTGGACCAAGGCGCTGCATCAGATCAATGTGGAAATGATAATGACATTAGCTCTGAAGTTTTAGGCATTAGATTTTCAGAATCAAGacttgaattcaaagatgtgaaGGACTTTTCTGGTTTTAACATTCTTGTAGATGGTTTGATCGTAGACTCTGAGATTCCTGCTCACATTCGGAACAAATACTACGATCTTTGCTGCACTCAGAAGTCATTTCTCCATGACCATTTACTTGGTGGCCTGAACTGCAAGCTAGCTGCTGGAATGATCACAGAAACTGTGAACATTGCTGATGCCATTAGAGCTTCCAACATTTCGACCTCTCGTGATTATCTTGAAGCTTGGGACAATACATTGAAAGGGTTCGAGTGTTTAGGCATGGAAGTTGGATTTTTACGTGCTAGGCTTAATAAGCTTGTTAGCCTATCAAGTGAACCACAACAGATTCTTGAATCAAAGAGAAATGAACTAGTTGAAGCCAAAGAGGAAATGAGGAATCTTGAAACTAAGCTTTTGAAGGTGAAACAGGTGATAAAGAATCTAGATTCTGAAATTGACTTAACAACTAAAGATGCCAGTTTCGAGCTCAAGTTCAAGGCTGTGGCAGCTGCTCCATGGTCATGA
- the LOC107830049 gene encoding B3 domain-containing protein Os01g0234100-like isoform X2 encodes MAISAMYSSKKSPLLSSFKKKALEIKKKLLRKRVLGPSQTYKGFPKKFCDRHLPKHDDTVVLVDEDEQEYATKYLVDKTGLSGGWRGFSIAHSLLHGDVLIFQLIQPCKFKVYMIRESTLTELDGAISLLNLDFHARPIESDQIEDMKICEAKELRYLEPPVLDTHQDDKQEIDGAISLLKLDFRARPIKSDQDEGMNICEAKEEKYLEPSVIDIDQDDENEEAILVQNLDQGAASDQCGNDNDISSEVLGIRFSESRLEFKDVKDFSGFNILVDGLIVDSEIPAHIRNKYYDLCCTQKSFLHDHLLGGLNCKLAAGMITETVNIADAIRASNISTSRDYLEAWDNTLKGFECLGMEVGFLRARLNKLVSLSSEPQQILESKRNELVEAKEEMRNLETKLLKVKQVIKNLDSEIDLTTKDASFELKFKAVAAAPWS; translated from the exons ATGGCCATCTCAGCTATGTATTCCTCCAAAAAAagccctcttctttcttcttttaag AAAAAGGCACTAGAAATCAAGAAAAAGCTCCTAAGGAAAAGGGTCTTGGGTCCAAGTCAAACCTATAAG GGTTTTCCAAAGAAATTTTGTGACCGCCATTTGCCAAAGCATGACGACACTGTTGTTTTGGTGGATGAGGATGAACAAGAATATGCTACCAAGTACCTTGTTGATAAAACTGGATTAAGTGGTGGTTGGAGGGGTTTCTCCATTGCCCACAGCCTGCTTCACGGGGATGTCTTGATCTTTCAATTGATCCAACCATGCAAATTTAAG GTGTATATGATAAGAGAAAGTACCTTGACAGAACTTGATGGTGCTATTAGCCTTCTGAATCTGGATTTTCATGCTAGGCCAATCGAATCTG ATCAAATTGAGGACATGAAAATTTGTGAAGCAAAAGAGCTGAGGTACTTGGAGCCTCCTGTCCTAGATACTCATCAAGATGACAAACAAGAAATTGATGGTGCTATTAGTCTTCTAAAACTGGATTTTCGTGCTAGACCAATCAAATCTG ATCAAGATGAAGGGATGAACATCTGTGAAGCAAAAGAGGAGAAATACTTGGAGCCTTCTGTTATAGATATTGATCAAGATGACGAAAATGAAGAAGCCATACTGGTACAAAATTTGGACCAAGGCGCTGCATCAGATCAATGTGGAAATGATAATGACATTAGCTCTGAAGTTTTAGGCATTAGATTTTCAGAATCAAGacttgaattcaaagatgtgaaGGACTTTTCTGGTTTTAACATTCTTGTAGATGGTTTGATCGTAGACTCTGAGATTCCTGCTCACATTCGGAACAAATACTACGATCTTTGCTGCACTCAGAAGTCATTTCTCCATGACCATTTACTTGGTGGCCTGAACTGCAAGCTAGCTGCTGGAATGATCACAGAAACTGTGAACATTGCTGATGCCATTAGAGCTTCCAACATTTCGACCTCTCGTGATTATCTTGAAGCTTGGGACAATACATTGAAAGGGTTCGAGTGTTTAGGCATGGAAGTTGGATTTTTACGTGCTAGGCTTAATAAGCTTGTTAGCCTATCAAGTGAACCACAACAGATTCTTGAATCAAAGAGAAATGAACTAGTTGAAGCCAAAGAGGAAATGAGGAATCTTGAAACTAAGCTTTTGAAGGTGAAACAGGTGATAAAGAATCTAGATTCTGAAATTGACTTAACAACTAAAGATGCCAGTTTCGAGCTCAAGTTCAAGGCTGTGGCAGCTGCTCCATGGTCATGA
- the LOC107830049 gene encoding B3 domain-containing protein Os01g0234100-like isoform X3, with the protein MLRAEEVQANLPSQFPSFAKFMLPSHVTGGFWLGFPKKFCDRHLPKHDDTVVLVDEDEQEYATKYLVDKTGLSGGWRGFSIAHSLLHGDVLIFQLIQPCKFKVYMIRESTLTELDGAISLLNLDFHARPIESDQIEDMKICEAKELRYLEPPVLDTHQDDKQEIDGAISLLKLDFRARPIKSDQDEGMNICEAKEEKYLEPSVIDIDQDDENEEAILVQNLDQGAASDQCGNDNDISSEVLGIRFSESRLEFKDVKDFSGFNILVDGLIVDSEIPAHIRNKYYDLCCTQKSFLHDHLLGGLNCKLAAGMITETVNIADAIRASNISTSRDYLEAWDNTLKGFECLGMEVGFLRARLNKLVSLSSEPQQILESKRNELVEAKEEMRNLETKLLKVKQVIKNLDSEIDLTTKDASFELKFKAVAAAPWS; encoded by the exons ATGCTGCGGGCAGAAGAAGTGCAAGCAAATTTGCCCTCTCAATTTCCTAGTTTTGCCAAGTTTATGCTCCCTTCACATGTCACTGGTGGATTTTGGTTG GGTTTTCCAAAGAAATTTTGTGACCGCCATTTGCCAAAGCATGACGACACTGTTGTTTTGGTGGATGAGGATGAACAAGAATATGCTACCAAGTACCTTGTTGATAAAACTGGATTAAGTGGTGGTTGGAGGGGTTTCTCCATTGCCCACAGCCTGCTTCACGGGGATGTCTTGATCTTTCAATTGATCCAACCATGCAAATTTAAG GTGTATATGATAAGAGAAAGTACCTTGACAGAACTTGATGGTGCTATTAGCCTTCTGAATCTGGATTTTCATGCTAGGCCAATCGAATCTG ATCAAATTGAGGACATGAAAATTTGTGAAGCAAAAGAGCTGAGGTACTTGGAGCCTCCTGTCCTAGATACTCATCAAGATGACAAACAAGAAATTGATGGTGCTATTAGTCTTCTAAAACTGGATTTTCGTGCTAGACCAATCAAATCTG ATCAAGATGAAGGGATGAACATCTGTGAAGCAAAAGAGGAGAAATACTTGGAGCCTTCTGTTATAGATATTGATCAAGATGACGAAAATGAAGAAGCCATACTGGTACAAAATTTGGACCAAGGCGCTGCATCAGATCAATGTGGAAATGATAATGACATTAGCTCTGAAGTTTTAGGCATTAGATTTTCAGAATCAAGacttgaattcaaagatgtgaaGGACTTTTCTGGTTTTAACATTCTTGTAGATGGTTTGATCGTAGACTCTGAGATTCCTGCTCACATTCGGAACAAATACTACGATCTTTGCTGCACTCAGAAGTCATTTCTCCATGACCATTTACTTGGTGGCCTGAACTGCAAGCTAGCTGCTGGAATGATCACAGAAACTGTGAACATTGCTGATGCCATTAGAGCTTCCAACATTTCGACCTCTCGTGATTATCTTGAAGCTTGGGACAATACATTGAAAGGGTTCGAGTGTTTAGGCATGGAAGTTGGATTTTTACGTGCTAGGCTTAATAAGCTTGTTAGCCTATCAAGTGAACCACAACAGATTCTTGAATCAAAGAGAAATGAACTAGTTGAAGCCAAAGAGGAAATGAGGAATCTTGAAACTAAGCTTTTGAAGGTGAAACAGGTGATAAAGAATCTAGATTCTGAAATTGACTTAACAACTAAAGATGCCAGTTTCGAGCTCAAGTTCAAGGCTGTGGCAGCTGCTCCATGGTCATGA
- the LOC107830049 gene encoding B3 domain-containing protein Os01g0234100-like isoform X4, which produces MYLSLSLFLDPRVYRKQPLSLHKGFPKKFCDRHLPKHDDTVVLVDEDEQEYATKYLVDKTGLSGGWRGFSIAHSLLHGDVLIFQLIQPCKFKVYMIRESTLTELDGAISLLNLDFHARPIESDQIEDMKICEAKELRYLEPPVLDTHQDDKQEIDGAISLLKLDFRARPIKSDQDEGMNICEAKEEKYLEPSVIDIDQDDENEEAILVQNLDQGAASDQCGNDNDISSEVLGIRFSESRLEFKDVKDFSGFNILVDGLIVDSEIPAHIRNKYYDLCCTQKSFLHDHLLGGLNCKLAAGMITETVNIADAIRASNISTSRDYLEAWDNTLKGFECLGMEVGFLRARLNKLVSLSSEPQQILESKRNELVEAKEEMRNLETKLLKVKQVIKNLDSEIDLTTKDASFELKFKAVAAAPWS; this is translated from the exons ATGTACCTTTCCTTGTCACTGTTCCTTGatccgagggtctatcggaaacagcctctctcccttcacaag GGTTTTCCAAAGAAATTTTGTGACCGCCATTTGCCAAAGCATGACGACACTGTTGTTTTGGTGGATGAGGATGAACAAGAATATGCTACCAAGTACCTTGTTGATAAAACTGGATTAAGTGGTGGTTGGAGGGGTTTCTCCATTGCCCACAGCCTGCTTCACGGGGATGTCTTGATCTTTCAATTGATCCAACCATGCAAATTTAAG GTGTATATGATAAGAGAAAGTACCTTGACAGAACTTGATGGTGCTATTAGCCTTCTGAATCTGGATTTTCATGCTAGGCCAATCGAATCTG ATCAAATTGAGGACATGAAAATTTGTGAAGCAAAAGAGCTGAGGTACTTGGAGCCTCCTGTCCTAGATACTCATCAAGATGACAAACAAGAAATTGATGGTGCTATTAGTCTTCTAAAACTGGATTTTCGTGCTAGACCAATCAAATCTG ATCAAGATGAAGGGATGAACATCTGTGAAGCAAAAGAGGAGAAATACTTGGAGCCTTCTGTTATAGATATTGATCAAGATGACGAAAATGAAGAAGCCATACTGGTACAAAATTTGGACCAAGGCGCTGCATCAGATCAATGTGGAAATGATAATGACATTAGCTCTGAAGTTTTAGGCATTAGATTTTCAGAATCAAGacttgaattcaaagatgtgaaGGACTTTTCTGGTTTTAACATTCTTGTAGATGGTTTGATCGTAGACTCTGAGATTCCTGCTCACATTCGGAACAAATACTACGATCTTTGCTGCACTCAGAAGTCATTTCTCCATGACCATTTACTTGGTGGCCTGAACTGCAAGCTAGCTGCTGGAATGATCACAGAAACTGTGAACATTGCTGATGCCATTAGAGCTTCCAACATTTCGACCTCTCGTGATTATCTTGAAGCTTGGGACAATACATTGAAAGGGTTCGAGTGTTTAGGCATGGAAGTTGGATTTTTACGTGCTAGGCTTAATAAGCTTGTTAGCCTATCAAGTGAACCACAACAGATTCTTGAATCAAAGAGAAATGAACTAGTTGAAGCCAAAGAGGAAATGAGGAATCTTGAAACTAAGCTTTTGAAGGTGAAACAGGTGATAAAGAATCTAGATTCTGAAATTGACTTAACAACTAAAGATGCCAGTTTCGAGCTCAAGTTCAAGGCTGTGGCAGCTGCTCCATGGTCATGA
- the LOC107830048 gene encoding B3 domain-containing protein Os01g0234100-like — MAISAMNSSKKSPLLSSSKKRALEIKEKLVRKRALGPSKTNKVKNGDTKKLQICPEKKTYKTSTVDANSSTMLRAEEVQANLPSQFPSFVKYMLHSHVRRGFWLSFPRKFCNSYLPKHDATVVLVDENEKEFATKYLIDKNGLSGGWRGFSIDHNLLEGDVLVFQLIQPCKFKVYIIRENNLTEIDGAISLLNLDLHARPVKSDQIEDMKICEAKERKYLEPSVLDTHQDVKQEEAILIPESDQGRASEQCGNDSDNGSEVLSIRFSESRLEFKDVNDFSGFNILVDGLIIDAEIPAHIRTKYYDLCCTQKSFLHDHLLGGLNCKLAAGMITETVNIADAIRASKISIPRDYLDTWDNTLKGFECLGMKVGFLRARLSKLISMSCDSDNILVAKRVELAEAKEEIRNLEEKVLKVKQVIKKLDSEIEALAVKDTSFELKFKAVAAAPW; from the exons ATGGCAATCTCAGCTATGAATTCCTCCAAGAAAAGCCCTCTCCTTTCTTCCTCAAAG AAAAGGGCACTAGAAATCAAGGAAAAACTCGTCAGGAAAAGGGCTTTGGGTCCAAGTAAAACCAACAAG gtgaaaaATGGAGACACTAAGAAGCTTCAAATATG TCCTGAAAAGAAGACATACAAAACTAGTACTGTTGATGCAAACTCATCTACCATGCTGCGGGCAGAAGAAGTTCAAGCTAATTTGCCCTCTCAATTTCCTAGTTTTGTCAAGTATATGCTCCATTCACATGTTAGACGTGGATTTTGGTTG AGTTTCCCAAGAAAATTTTGCAACTCTTATTTGCCAAAGCATGATGCTACCGTCGTTTTGGTGGAcgaaaatgaaaaagaatttGCTACCAAGTACCTTATTGATAAGAACGGATTGAGTGGTGGTTGGAGAGGTTTCTCCATTGATCACAACCTGCTTGAAGGGGATGTCTTGGTCTTTCAACTGATTCAACCCTGCAAATTTAAG gTATATATAATAAGAGAAAACAACTTGACAGAAATTGATGGTGCTATTAGTCTACTAAATCTGGATCTTCATGCTAGACCAGTCAAGTCAG ATCAAATTGAGGACATGAAAATTTGTGAAGCAAAAGAGCGAAAGTACTTGGAGCCTTCGGTCCTAGATACTCACCAAGATGTCAAACAAGAAGAAGCCATATTGATACCCGAATCAGACCAAGGCCGTGCATCAGAGCAATGTGGGAATGATAGCGATAATGGCTCTGAAGTTTTAAGCATTAGATTTTCAGAATCGAGactagaattcaaagatgtgaaTGACTTTTCTGGTTTTAACATTCTTGTGGATGGATTGATCATAGACGCTGAGATTCCAGCACACATTCGGACCAAATACTACGATCTTTGCTGCACTCAGAAGTCATTTCTCCACGACCATTTACTTGGTGGACTAAATTGCAAGCTAGCTGCTGGAATGATCACTGAGACTGTGAACATAGCTGATGCCATTAGAGCTTCCAAGATTTCGATCCCTCGTGATTATCTTGATACTTGGGACAACACATTGAAAGGGTTCGAGTGTTTAGGCATGAAAGTTGGATTTTTACGTGCAAGGCTTAGTAAACTTATTAGCATGTCATGTGATTCAGATAATATTCTTGTGGCAAAGAGAGTTGAACTAGCTGAAGCAAAAGAGGAAATAAGGAATCTTGAAGAAAAGGTTTTGAAAGTGAAACAAGTGATAAAGAAGTTAGACTCTGAAATTGAGGCTTTAGCAGTAAAAGACACGAGTTTTGAGCTCAAATTCAAGGCAGTGGCAGCTGCTCCATGGTAA